A window from Chitinophaga filiformis encodes these proteins:
- a CDS encoding LytR/AlgR family response regulator transcription factor yields the protein MNCLIIDDNKLARTAMKQLASHVDQLRVAGECSSALEAYNILQKEKIDLLLLDIEMPGMSGIELTRNIGKKGPIIIFTTAKKDYAVEAFELHVADYLIKPVTPSRFLQAIERAKEVQQATSREVHDTDNEFVFIRDSGILKRIRLDDILYLEAMGDYVKLHTSQKFHAVHSTLKAIEERLPETKFMRVHRSYIVALDKIEAIQDGAIVISKNSVPVADAYRAALNSRLNLL from the coding sequence ATGAACTGCCTGATTATCGACGATAACAAACTGGCGCGCACCGCCATGAAGCAACTTGCCAGTCATGTAGATCAGCTGCGTGTAGCTGGCGAATGTTCCAGTGCATTGGAGGCTTATAATATCCTGCAAAAGGAAAAGATCGATCTCCTGCTCCTGGATATTGAAATGCCCGGCATGAGTGGTATTGAGCTGACACGTAATATCGGCAAAAAAGGCCCCATTATCATCTTTACCACGGCGAAGAAAGATTATGCCGTGGAGGCATTTGAACTGCATGTGGCAGATTATCTCATCAAACCCGTTACGCCTTCCCGCTTCCTGCAGGCGATAGAACGGGCGAAAGAGGTGCAACAGGCGACCTCCCGCGAGGTGCATGATACCGACAACGAGTTCGTCTTTATCAGGGATAGCGGCATACTAAAGCGCATCAGGCTGGATGATATCCTCTATCTCGAAGCAATGGGCGACTATGTAAAGCTGCATACTTCGCAGAAGTTTCATGCGGTTCATTCTACCCTGAAAGCGATAGAAGAAAGATTACCGGAAACGAAGTTCATGCGGGTACATCGTTCCTATATAGTAGCACTGGATAAAATTGAAGCTATACAGGATGGGGCGATTGTTATTTCAAAGAATTCCGTTCCTGTGGCAGATGCTTATCGTGCGGCGCTCAATAGTCGCTTGAATTTGTTATGA
- a CDS encoding TolC family protein gives MTKRTAAGLWVIILCLVAGVPPCADAQTAGDDLSLQRAITLTLQHYPSLKAKQTLSRAGIAHTTDVSHNWWPSVKLVEEATIGTDNGIYGSYFPLSTIPSTSGGIRGANRNDLMSGNIALAQVQWEVYNFGAYRTQKEEAMQQQKVLNLDADITANDLTVAVVRDYLGLLQYRSLMKIQEDNIDRTRSVQRAVTAIVLHGLKPGVDSSIAAAELSKTRLNYLDIQNNYNSVRLHLGILTGLDTSTIRPDTLYNNGLLSLLAGLVDTAVVAKEHPVLLYYNGLLQQQQKHEEVIRRAALPKISLLASGWTRGSSGQFNDIYNKNLWSGLGYSRYNYLAGLALTYNLADIGHTRDKVREQHLRTRAAAEQLETTQTVLDNQLQQARLNISTALDKLREMPAQLNAARAAALQKMALYKGGLTNIIEVTNALYLLNRAETDLIQTRNAAWQALFTQAFTANNIQELVQQLEVARRQ, from the coding sequence ATGACTAAAAGAACTGCTGCAGGGTTGTGGGTGATAATTTTATGCCTGGTAGCCGGAGTTCCTCCCTGTGCAGATGCGCAGACAGCAGGAGACGATCTGTCCTTGCAACGGGCCATTACCCTGACCCTTCAACATTACCCATCATTAAAAGCAAAGCAAACATTATCACGCGCCGGTATTGCCCATACAACGGATGTCAGCCATAACTGGTGGCCTTCGGTAAAGCTGGTGGAAGAAGCCACCATAGGAACCGACAATGGTATTTATGGCTCTTATTTTCCGCTCAGTACCATTCCCTCCACTTCAGGCGGTATCCGCGGAGCCAACCGCAATGACCTTATGAGTGGCAATATTGCACTGGCGCAGGTGCAATGGGAGGTATATAATTTCGGCGCTTATCGTACACAGAAAGAAGAAGCGATGCAGCAGCAGAAAGTATTGAACCTGGATGCTGATATTACTGCCAATGATCTTACGGTGGCTGTGGTGCGGGACTACCTGGGCTTATTGCAATATCGCTCGCTGATGAAGATCCAGGAAGACAATATTGACCGTACACGGTCTGTACAGCGGGCGGTGACGGCTATCGTATTACATGGCCTGAAACCTGGGGTGGACAGCTCCATAGCAGCTGCAGAATTATCCAAAACAAGACTGAACTATCTCGATATACAGAACAATTATAACAGTGTACGGCTGCACCTGGGTATTTTAACAGGACTGGATACCAGCACTATCCGGCCGGATACCCTTTATAACAATGGCCTCTTGTCTTTGCTGGCAGGATTGGTTGATACAGCTGTAGTGGCGAAGGAGCATCCGGTGTTGTTATATTATAATGGCTTGTTGCAGCAACAGCAAAAGCATGAAGAGGTCATCCGCAGGGCAGCACTGCCTAAGATATCCCTGCTGGCTTCCGGGTGGACGCGCGGTTCCAGTGGACAGTTCAACGACATCTACAACAAAAACCTGTGGAGCGGACTGGGATACAGCCGTTATAACTACCTGGCGGGACTGGCCCTGACCTACAACCTGGCAGATATAGGACACACCAGGGATAAGGTGCGGGAACAGCATTTACGTACGAGGGCGGCCGCAGAGCAGCTGGAAACCACGCAAACCGTACTGGACAACCAGTTGCAACAGGCCCGGCTCAATATCAGTACTGCCCTGGACAAGCTCCGGGAAATGCCGGCGCAGCTGAATGCCGCCAGAGCAGCGGCCCTGCAGAAGATGGCATTGTACAAAGGAGGACTGACCAATATCATCGAGGTGACCAATGCCTTATACCTGCTGAACAGGGCGGAAACAGATCTTATACAGACGCGAAATGCGGCCTGGCAGGCATTGTTTACCCAGGCATTTACAGCTAACAATATTCAGGAACTGGTGCAGCAACTGGAAGTTGCACGCAGGCAGTAA